One region of Niallia sp. Man26 genomic DNA includes:
- the der gene encoding ribosome biogenesis GTPase Der: protein MAKPVIAIVGRPNVGKSTIFNRIVGERISIVEDIPGVTRDRIYSSAEWLNHDFNLIDTGGIDIGDEPFLEQIRAQAEVAIDEADVIIFLTNGREGVTAADEEVAKILYRAKKPVVLAVNKIDNPEMREQIYDFYSLGFGEPMPISGSHGLGLGDLLDEAAKHFPNRDTKDYADDVIKFSLIGRPNVGKSSLVNAMLGEDRVIVSNIAGTTRDAIDSEVTVNGEKYVIIDTAGMRKKGKVYESTEKYSVLRALRAIERSDVVLVVIDGEEGIIEQDKKIAGYAHEAGRAVIIVVNKWDAVEKDEKTMKTFEQNIREHFLFLDYAPVVFLSAKTKKRIHTLIPMINIASQNHTLRVETSVLNDVIMDAVAMNPTPTDKGKRLKIYYTTQVAVGPPTFVVFVNDPELMHFSYERFLENRIRDAFGFEGTPIRIFARERK, encoded by the coding sequence ATGGCGAAACCTGTAATAGCAATAGTAGGACGTCCTAACGTTGGAAAGTCTACTATTTTTAATAGAATTGTCGGGGAGAGAATCTCCATTGTTGAAGATATTCCTGGTGTAACAAGAGACAGAATATACAGCTCTGCAGAGTGGCTGAATCATGATTTTAACCTGATTGATACAGGCGGAATCGATATTGGCGATGAGCCTTTTTTAGAGCAAATCAGAGCACAGGCAGAGGTAGCAATTGACGAAGCTGATGTTATCATTTTCCTTACGAACGGCCGTGAAGGTGTAACAGCTGCCGACGAAGAGGTAGCAAAAATCCTCTATCGTGCAAAAAAACCAGTTGTTCTTGCTGTAAACAAAATTGATAACCCAGAGATGCGCGAACAAATCTATGATTTCTATTCGTTAGGATTTGGTGAGCCGATGCCGATTTCCGGATCTCACGGCTTAGGTTTAGGTGACTTATTAGATGAAGCTGCCAAGCATTTTCCAAACAGAGACACAAAAGACTATGCTGATGATGTCATTAAGTTTTCTTTAATCGGCCGTCCGAATGTAGGGAAATCGTCGCTTGTTAATGCAATGCTTGGAGAGGACCGCGTTATTGTCAGCAATATTGCCGGCACAACAAGAGATGCGATTGACTCAGAAGTTACTGTTAACGGTGAAAAATACGTAATCATTGATACAGCAGGTATGCGAAAAAAAGGGAAAGTGTATGAAAGTACTGAGAAATACAGTGTTCTTCGTGCATTAAGAGCGATTGAAAGATCAGATGTTGTTTTAGTTGTTATAGACGGGGAAGAAGGCATTATTGAACAAGACAAAAAAATCGCAGGCTATGCCCATGAAGCAGGCAGAGCGGTTATTATTGTTGTAAATAAATGGGATGCTGTCGAAAAAGACGAAAAAACAATGAAAACATTTGAACAAAACATCAGAGAGCATTTCTTATTCTTGGATTATGCACCGGTTGTGTTCTTGTCTGCTAAGACGAAAAAGCGGATTCATACATTGATTCCAATGATTAATATCGCCAGCCAAAATCATACTTTAAGGGTAGAGACAAGTGTATTGAATGATGTCATTATGGATGCTGTGGCGATGAATCCAACACCAACAGATAAAGGTAAACGTTTGAAGATTTACTATACTACTCAAGTAGCTGTTGGACCGCCAACATTTGTTGTATTTGTTAATGATCCAGAGCTGATGCATTTCTCCTATGAACGTTTCCTAGAAAACCGTATTAGAGATGCCTTTGGCTTCGAAGGAACACCAATTAGAATTTTTGCGCGTGAAAGAAAATAA
- a CDS encoding YIEGIA family protein, which produces MTTFTYPILFGLIIGTALRMFMLRTDYRQYPTYLHGKIIHVALGFIAAGLGTVAIPSILDKDFTAVTFLTVAASQFRDVRNMERNTLTELDSYEMVPRGKTYIEGIAIAFESRNYLVMFASLLSTFGFITFHIWGGIIAAIISFFISRKLMSGGKLRDIVTIEYVKPRFEDAGLYVDNIYIMNIGIPARQEEVLKYGMGFILTPKNFNARTTIANLGQRQAILYDVSTALGVYRDSGTPALVPLAKRDLEDGRVAVFVLPQHNDPEKALEIIGATPTLENAIRMPSKRLLREEEAQ; this is translated from the coding sequence ATGACCACATTTACATATCCAATTCTATTTGGACTCATTATCGGAACAGCTTTACGCATGTTTATGCTTCGCACTGATTACAGGCAATACCCGACATATCTTCACGGCAAGATCATTCATGTTGCACTTGGATTCATAGCGGCAGGTCTAGGCACAGTTGCCATTCCCTCCATATTAGATAAAGACTTTACAGCTGTCACCTTTCTCACTGTCGCTGCCTCGCAATTTCGGGATGTCCGCAATATGGAAAGAAACACCTTAACAGAGCTTGACAGTTACGAGATGGTGCCACGTGGGAAAACGTATATCGAAGGAATAGCAATTGCATTTGAAAGCAGAAATTATCTTGTTATGTTTGCAAGCCTTTTGAGTACCTTTGGATTCATTACTTTCCATATATGGGGCGGAATTATTGCGGCAATTATATCGTTTTTTATCAGCAGGAAGCTCATGTCCGGCGGAAAGCTTCGCGATATTGTAACAATTGAATATGTGAAACCGAGATTTGAAGATGCTGGCTTGTATGTTGATAATATTTATATTATGAATATCGGAATACCAGCACGGCAGGAGGAAGTGCTGAAATACGGGATGGGATTTATCCTCACACCTAAAAACTTCAATGCCAGAACGACAATCGCAAATCTTGGGCAAAGACAGGCAATTCTGTACGATGTCTCGACTGCATTGGGAGTGTACCGCGATTCTGGAACACCAGCTTTAGTTCCTTTAGCAAAAAGAGACTTGGAGGATGGAAGGGTCGCTGTTTTTGTTTTGCCGCAGCATAATGACCCGGAAAAAGCGCTTGAGATTATTGGAGCAACTCCAACTCTTGAAAATGCTATCCGGATGCCGAGCAAAAGGCTGTTAAGAGAGGAAGAAGCACAGTGA
- a CDS encoding YpzI family protein, with the protein MGKDRQEKKLRQSHRVESDRDQAIHYPGATRLQSPSEGRALNDNKSSD; encoded by the coding sequence GTGGGAAAGGATCGTCAAGAGAAGAAATTAAGACAAAGCCACCGCGTCGAATCTGACCGCGACCAGGCTATCCATTATCCTGGGGCGACACGTTTACAAAGCCCTAGTGAAGGCAGAGCCTTAAACGATAATAAATCCAGTGATTGA
- the rpsA gene encoding 30S ribosomal protein S1 translates to MSEELNDIVVHNYTVGDRVTGKVTKVEEKQVIIAISDSKLDGIIPISELSSLHIEKAEDVVSEGEELDLQVIKVEEDALVLSKRKVDAEKAWESLEEKFNSGEIFDAEVKDVVKGGLVVDLGVRGFVPASLVEAHYVEDFSDYKGKTISFKIVELEKDKNRLILSHKAVIEEEKSKQKQNLLESLQEGQTLQGVVQRITDFGAFVDLGGIDGLVHISQLSHEHITNPSDVVQEGQEVNVKILSVDRNNDRISLSIKDTLPGPWANIAEKAEKGSILEGTVKRIVSYGAFVEVFPGVEGLVHISQIAHKHIGTPHEVLKEGQTVQVKVLDVNEEEQRLSLNIKDLTEKEQEEDEVYELPEESKGFQLGDMIGEQLKKLKQQ, encoded by the coding sequence ATGTCTGAAGAATTAAATGATATCGTTGTTCATAACTACACAGTTGGGGACCGCGTAACAGGTAAAGTTACTAAGGTTGAAGAAAAACAAGTTATTATTGCCATCAGTGACAGTAAACTGGATGGTATTATTCCGATTAGCGAATTGTCCAGCCTTCATATTGAAAAAGCAGAAGATGTAGTTTCAGAAGGAGAAGAGCTTGATCTTCAAGTTATTAAAGTAGAAGAGGATGCTCTTGTTCTGTCTAAACGTAAAGTCGATGCTGAAAAAGCTTGGGAAAGCTTAGAAGAAAAGTTCAACTCTGGTGAAATCTTTGATGCAGAAGTGAAGGATGTAGTAAAAGGCGGGCTTGTCGTTGATTTAGGTGTGCGCGGTTTTGTTCCTGCATCGCTTGTAGAAGCACATTATGTGGAAGACTTCTCTGATTATAAAGGAAAAACTATTTCCTTTAAGATTGTAGAGCTTGAAAAGGATAAAAATCGTTTAATCCTTTCCCATAAGGCTGTTATTGAAGAAGAGAAAAGCAAGCAAAAACAAAACTTGCTTGAATCTTTGCAAGAAGGACAGACGCTTCAAGGGGTTGTTCAAAGAATAACTGACTTTGGTGCATTCGTAGACTTGGGCGGTATAGATGGTTTAGTGCATATCTCTCAGCTGTCACATGAGCATATCACTAACCCTTCAGATGTTGTTCAGGAAGGTCAAGAAGTCAATGTGAAAATCTTAAGCGTTGACCGCAATAATGACCGAATTTCCTTATCTATTAAAGATACATTGCCAGGACCGTGGGCAAATATCGCAGAAAAAGCGGAAAAAGGCAGTATTTTAGAAGGAACAGTTAAACGTATCGTTTCATATGGTGCATTCGTTGAAGTGTTCCCAGGGGTAGAAGGACTTGTCCATATTTCTCAAATCGCTCATAAGCATATCGGCACACCGCATGAAGTGCTTAAAGAAGGGCAAACAGTTCAAGTGAAGGTGCTTGATGTGAATGAAGAGGAACAGCGCCTTTCCTTAAACATCAAAGACTTGACGGAAAAAGAGCAAGAAGAAGATGAAGTATATGAGCTGCCAGAGGAATCAAAAGGGTTCCAATTAGGTGACATGATTGGCGAGCAATTGAAAAAACTAAAGCAGCAATAA
- the cmk gene encoding (d)CMP kinase: protein MKKISIAIDGPAAAGKSTVAKIVAEQLGYIYIDTGAMYRALTLKALNTGINLEDEAALESMLDSTAIELFPGEKGQKIFLDSVDVTEDIRRSNVTNSVSIAAKHKLVREEMVRRQQGFAIGGGVVMDGRDIGTHVIPHAEVKVFLLASVEERAVRRHTENIAKGFESDLEQLKSEIAARDKLDSEREVAPLKKAEDAIEIDTTSLSINDVVGKIMALTEDKITN, encoded by the coding sequence ATGAAAAAAATCAGCATTGCAATAGATGGACCGGCAGCTGCCGGAAAAAGCACAGTAGCCAAAATTGTAGCAGAACAACTAGGCTATATATATATCGATACTGGGGCAATGTACAGGGCGCTAACCTTAAAAGCCTTAAACACTGGGATTAACTTGGAGGACGAGGCAGCGTTAGAAAGTATGTTAGACAGTACGGCTATCGAGCTTTTCCCTGGTGAAAAGGGACAGAAAATTTTCTTGGACAGCGTCGACGTTACGGAAGATATCCGCAGAAGCAATGTGACAAATTCTGTGTCCATTGCAGCGAAGCATAAGTTAGTGCGTGAAGAGATGGTTCGCAGACAACAGGGGTTTGCAATCGGCGGAGGCGTGGTAATGGATGGTAGGGACATTGGAACACATGTCATCCCGCATGCTGAAGTAAAGGTGTTCTTACTTGCTTCAGTAGAGGAAAGAGCAGTTAGACGCCATACTGAAAATATTGCTAAAGGTTTTGAATCGGATTTGGAGCAGCTGAAGTCGGAAATAGCAGCAAGAGATAAATTAGATTCTGAACGAGAAGTGGCTCCGCTTAAAAAAGCAGAAGACGCAATCGAAATTGATACGACTTCTTTATCCATCAATGATGTGGTAGGCAAAATTATGGCATTGACAGAGGATAAGATTACAAACTGA
- a CDS encoding YpfB family protein: MKRFERLLFKLIAIQLFFLLAGQILHQVNILPELHQLAQYEGVSKSNYTSILETLGLSQE; encoded by the coding sequence ATGAAGCGATTTGAACGGTTGTTGTTTAAGTTAATTGCCATCCAGTTGTTTTTTTTGCTAGCTGGTCAAATACTTCATCAAGTAAACATACTTCCAGAACTGCATCAGCTTGCCCAATATGAAGGGGTATCTAAGTCGAATTACACCTCCATTTTGGAAACACTCGGGCTTAGCCAGGAGTAG
- a CDS encoding flagellar brake domain-containing protein — MINIGDTLILEPAHSENSEKYKCRLVDRKENEIYIDYPIHAETKKAVFLLNGTQLKVSFVTSQGAVYMFDSEIIGREKQNNIPMLILHFPNSDQFIKIQRREYVRVETNVDVAISSDDTEVAPFATITTDISAGGAAILVPAGSNLKAETIVYTNFVLPMQNGDYYYLKVKAIVKKIINYNETHNKAPLEFIEVSANDRQLFLRFCFDRQLSFRKKGLEI; from the coding sequence GTGATAAATATCGGAGATACGTTAATATTAGAGCCAGCTCATAGTGAGAACTCAGAAAAATATAAATGCCGTTTAGTTGATAGAAAAGAAAATGAAATCTATATAGATTATCCCATCCATGCTGAAACAAAAAAGGCCGTCTTCTTGCTGAACGGAACACAGCTAAAGGTCAGCTTTGTTACAAGTCAAGGAGCGGTTTACATGTTCGACTCAGAAATTATCGGGAGAGAGAAGCAAAACAATATACCAATGCTTATCCTTCATTTCCCGAACAGTGACCAGTTTATTAAGATTCAGAGGAGAGAGTATGTCAGAGTAGAAACAAATGTGGATGTTGCCATCTCTTCTGACGACACAGAAGTGGCGCCGTTTGCGACAATAACAACAGACATAAGTGCAGGCGGAGCAGCCATTCTTGTGCCGGCAGGTTCTAATCTTAAGGCAGAGACCATTGTGTACACCAACTTTGTTTTGCCGATGCAAAACGGTGATTATTATTATTTAAAGGTGAAGGCAATCGTTAAAAAAATCATTAATTATAATGAAACACATAATAAAGCGCCGCTGGAATTTATCGAGGTAAGCGCAAATGACCGCCAGCTTTTCTTGCGTTTCTGTTTTGACCGTCAGCTTTCTTTCCGTAAGAAAGGACTGGAAATCTGA
- the ypeB gene encoding germination protein YpeB has protein sequence MLRGILIGILTIGVAGAAFWGYQEHKEKNAVLMNAENSYQRAFHDLSYQIDLLHDQIGTTLAMNSQESLSPSLAEVWRITSQAHSDVGQLPLTLLPFNKTEEFLANIGDFSYRTAVRNLDDEPLSDKEYKSLKKLYGDAKDIQDELRNVQHLVLENNLRWMDVEMALATNKQGDNTIIDGLKTVEDKVDGYQETSFGVTNVNMEKKDENFSSLEGEEITKKEAQKIAEDYAAFKGDVEVNITENGKGSGYGFYSVSLKEKDTGTEANMDITKKGGYPIWSIVSRDVKKQKISLNDASNKATDFLKQHDFKDLTLFESMQYDNIGVFTYVTEDNGVRIYPDSIKIKVALDNGNIIGFTAEDYLKQHKSRDFKDPAISKSEAQKKISKNVNIMEDGLAVILNDLNDEVLCYEFIGTLDDDTYRIYINADTGTEEKVEKLKNAEPLYDDVV, from the coding sequence ATGCTTAGAGGGATATTGATAGGTATTTTGACAATCGGAGTTGCAGGTGCAGCATTTTGGGGCTATCAAGAACATAAGGAAAAAAATGCAGTATTAATGAATGCTGAAAACAGCTATCAACGTGCTTTCCATGATCTTTCCTATCAAATAGATTTGCTTCATGATCAAATTGGAACAACACTTGCGATGAATTCACAAGAATCACTGTCTCCGTCACTGGCGGAAGTATGGAGAATAACTTCACAGGCCCATAGCGATGTTGGCCAGCTGCCGCTCACTTTATTGCCATTCAATAAGACAGAGGAATTTTTAGCAAATATCGGAGATTTCAGCTACCGGACGGCTGTCCGAAATTTAGATGATGAACCACTGTCCGATAAGGAATATAAATCATTGAAAAAGCTGTATGGAGATGCAAAGGATATTCAAGATGAATTGCGCAATGTGCAGCATCTAGTTCTAGAAAACAATTTACGCTGGATGGACGTTGAGATGGCCTTGGCAACGAATAAGCAAGGAGATAATACAATCATTGATGGTTTAAAAACTGTTGAGGACAAAGTAGATGGCTACCAAGAAACAAGCTTTGGCGTTACAAATGTTAATATGGAAAAAAAGGATGAAAACTTCAGCAGTTTAGAAGGAGAAGAAATCACGAAAAAAGAAGCACAAAAAATCGCCGAAGATTATGCAGCATTTAAAGGTGATGTGGAAGTCAACATCACAGAGAATGGCAAAGGATCTGGATATGGATTTTACAGTGTCTCTCTTAAAGAAAAAGATACTGGAACAGAAGCAAATATGGATATTACCAAAAAGGGCGGATATCCAATCTGGTCGATTGTTTCAAGAGATGTTAAAAAACAAAAAATCAGTTTAAATGATGCTAGCAACAAGGCAACGGATTTTTTGAAACAGCATGACTTTAAAGACTTGACATTATTTGAAAGTATGCAATATGACAATATCGGTGTCTTTACCTATGTAACAGAGGATAACGGGGTAAGAATTTATCCTGACAGCATTAAGATAAAAGTTGCTCTAGATAATGGGAATATTATCGGCTTTACTGCTGAAGATTACTTAAAACAGCATAAGAGTCGGGATTTTAAAGATCCCGCAATATCTAAGTCTGAGGCACAAAAGAAAATCAGCAAAAATGTTAACATAATGGAAGACGGATTGGCTGTTATTCTTAATGATTTAAACGATGAAGTATTATGCTATGAATTTATCGGCACATTGGATGATGATACGTATCGTATTTATATTAATGCTGATACTGGCACAGAAGAAAAAGTCGAAAAACTCAAAAATGCTGAACCTTTATATGATGACGTTGTTTAA
- the sleB gene encoding spore cortex-lytic enzyme, with translation MNKKFLTKISVVISACIILATLANVEHKAEAFSNQVIQQGAVGDDVIELQARLQYIGFYNGKIDGVFGWKTYWALRNFQYEFGLPIDGLAGWQTKLKLAKASKYNEQFVKEQIDTGKKFSHYGGTDLNKQKTPSANKNKAGNANKSGTANKSNTGTNTNKAANNNQQKPATQKPATKKQTNQSKANNAGANNKANTNNNVANNNTKATPPKANAGESVKKKTPTAANVPNGFSQNDIQLMANAVYGESRGEPYIGQVAVASVILNRVTSPSFPNTVSGVIFEPRAFTAVADGQIWLTPNETAKQAVLDAINGWDPTGNAIYYFNPATATSGWIWSRPQIKQIGKHIFCK, from the coding sequence ATGAATAAAAAGTTCTTAACGAAAATTTCTGTCGTAATTTCCGCCTGTATCATTCTAGCAACATTAGCGAATGTGGAGCATAAAGCGGAAGCGTTCTCGAATCAAGTGATTCAGCAAGGTGCTGTTGGAGATGATGTAATTGAATTGCAAGCAAGACTCCAATATATAGGATTTTACAATGGCAAAATTGATGGAGTCTTTGGCTGGAAAACATATTGGGCATTAAGAAACTTCCAATATGAATTCGGGCTGCCAATTGACGGACTCGCCGGCTGGCAAACAAAACTAAAGCTAGCTAAAGCATCAAAGTATAATGAGCAATTTGTAAAAGAACAAATTGACACCGGGAAAAAATTCTCACATTACGGTGGGACAGATTTGAATAAGCAAAAAACACCTTCTGCAAATAAAAACAAGGCTGGCAATGCAAATAAGTCAGGGACTGCTAATAAGTCAAACACAGGAACTAATACAAATAAGGCAGCAAATAATAATCAGCAAAAACCAGCAACACAAAAACCAGCAACAAAAAAACAAACAAATCAATCAAAAGCAAATAACGCTGGAGCCAATAATAAAGCAAACACTAACAATAATGTCGCAAACAATAATACAAAGGCAACTCCGCCAAAAGCGAATGCTGGCGAATCGGTGAAGAAAAAAACGCCGACAGCTGCTAATGTTCCTAACGGTTTCTCACAGAATGATATTCAGCTAATGGCAAATGCCGTTTATGGAGAATCAAGAGGTGAGCCTTATATCGGTCAGGTTGCTGTTGCTTCTGTCATTCTTAACCGGGTGACTAGCCCTTCGTTTCCGAATACAGTATCAGGGGTTATCTTTGAACCAAGAGCGTTCACAGCTGTTGCAGATGGACAAATCTGGCTGACACCTAATGAGACGGCAAAACAAGCTGTCCTTGACGCTATAAATGGATGGGACCCTACAGGAAATGCTATCTATTATTTTAACCCAGCAACCGCAACTAGCGGTTGGATTTGGTCAAGACCGCAAATTAAGCAAATAGGCAAGCACATATTCTGTAAATAA
- the prsW gene encoding glutamic-type intramembrane protease PrsW, which produces MLAILSAGIAPGLALLSYFYLKDQYESEPIALVFRAFITGALLVFPIMFIQYVLRVEEAVPSHLLNSFVTTSLLEEFFKWFILFFTAYQHIEFDEPYDGIIYGVSISLGFATVENILYLVANGVEYALGRALLPVSSHALFGVIMGYYLGKGKFTMPKSKWIFYSLIVPFILHGIYDYILTFQKNWLLFITPFMLFLWWLGLRKVKMARELSREHVSKYMKANL; this is translated from the coding sequence ATGTTAGCCATACTATCCGCTGGTATTGCACCTGGCTTGGCGCTTTTAAGTTATTTTTATTTAAAAGATCAATATGAATCAGAACCGATAGCGCTAGTGTTTAGAGCATTTATAACAGGTGCTCTGCTTGTTTTTCCAATCATGTTTATCCAATATGTTCTTCGCGTCGAAGAAGCTGTTCCATCTCATTTATTGAATTCCTTTGTAACAACGAGCCTCTTAGAGGAGTTTTTCAAATGGTTTATTTTGTTCTTTACAGCTTATCAGCATATTGAGTTTGATGAACCATATGATGGAATCATTTATGGAGTGTCCATATCACTTGGCTTTGCGACTGTTGAAAACATTCTTTATCTTGTAGCAAATGGTGTGGAATATGCATTAGGAAGAGCCTTGCTGCCTGTATCAAGCCATGCTCTTTTTGGTGTTATCATGGGCTATTACCTTGGTAAAGGGAAGTTTACTATGCCAAAAAGCAAATGGATCTTCTATTCCTTAATTGTACCGTTCATCCTACATGGGATTTACGATTATATATTAACATTTCAAAAAAATTGGCTTTTGTTCATTACGCCGTTCATGCTGTTTCTTTGGTGGCTTGGTTTGAGAAAAGTTAAAATGGCAAGAGAGCTGAGTCGGGAACATGTCAGCAAATATATGAAGGCAAACCTATAG
- a CDS encoding YpdA family putative bacillithiol disulfide reductase, with product MNEEQAIIIGAGPCGLAAAIALQKININPLIIEKGNVVNAIHGYPTHQTFFSTSEKLEIGDVAFLTEQYKPNRNQALVYYREVAKRKNLRIHAYEEVQNVTKENNLFKLQTSKGEYRANYVIVATGYYDHPNYMNVPGEDLPKVSHYFKEAHPYFNHDVTVIGGKNSSVDAAIELVKAGARVTVLYRGTEYSSSIKPWILPEFEALVRNGVIKMEFASEVVEIKEKTLTYKKQGENKEIANDFVFAMTGYHPDHGFIKKMGVEIEADSGRPVFNPDTMETNVEGIFIAGVIAAGNNANEIFIENGRFHGDQIAEAIAARK from the coding sequence ATGAACGAAGAACAAGCGATTATAATCGGTGCTGGGCCTTGTGGATTAGCTGCTGCTATCGCCTTGCAAAAAATCAACATTAACCCCCTTATCATTGAAAAGGGAAATGTGGTAAATGCGATACATGGATATCCAACTCACCAGACTTTTTTCAGCACGAGCGAAAAGCTGGAAATTGGGGATGTGGCCTTTCTTACTGAACAATATAAACCAAACCGAAATCAGGCGCTTGTGTATTATAGAGAAGTAGCAAAACGAAAAAACTTAAGGATTCATGCATATGAAGAAGTGCAGAATGTAACAAAGGAAAATAATCTGTTCAAATTGCAAACCTCAAAGGGAGAATACCGCGCCAATTACGTGATTGTCGCAACTGGGTATTATGACCACCCGAACTATATGAATGTACCAGGGGAGGATTTACCTAAGGTTAGCCACTATTTTAAGGAAGCGCACCCGTATTTTAATCATGATGTAACAGTAATCGGCGGAAAAAACTCAAGTGTGGATGCTGCGATTGAATTGGTGAAAGCAGGAGCCCGCGTAACGGTATTGTACAGAGGCACAGAATATTCAAGCAGCATTAAGCCGTGGATTCTTCCAGAGTTTGAAGCCCTTGTCAGAAACGGTGTTATAAAAATGGAATTTGCTTCAGAAGTGGTAGAAATTAAAGAAAAAACCTTAACGTATAAGAAGCAAGGTGAGAATAAGGAAATTGCGAATGATTTCGTGTTTGCGATGACTGGATATCATCCTGATCACGGATTTATTAAGAAGATGGGAGTCGAAATCGAAGCAGACTCTGGCAGGCCTGTATTTAATCCGGACACTATGGAAACGAATGTGGAAGGAATTTTCATCGCCGGGGTAATTGCAGCTGGCAATAATGCAAACGAAATATTTATTGAAAATGGCAGGTTCCATGGGGACCAGATAGCTGAAGCGATAGCGGCAAGAAAATAA
- a CDS encoding Glu/Leu/Phe/Val dehydrogenase yields the protein MVAKKSNEKKIVEEQHDVLKSTQTIIHKALNKLGYSDEVYELLKEPIRMMTVKIPVRMDDGSVKIFTGYRAQHNDAVGPTKGGIRFHPQVTETEVKALSIWMSLKCGIVDLPYGGGKGGIVCDPRDMSFRELERLSRGYVRAISQIVGPTKDIPAPDVFTNSQIMAWMMDEYSRIDEFNSPGFITGKPLVLGGSHGRETATAKGVTICIREAAKRKGIEIKGARVVVQGFGNAGSFLAKFMHDAGAKVIGISDAYGALHDPNGLDIDYLLDRRDSFGTVTNLFNNTITNQELLELDCDILVPAAIENQITEKNAHNIKASIVVEAANGPTTLEATTILTEKGILLVPDVLASAGGVTVSYFEWVQNNQGFYWTEEEVEEKLEKVMSKSFENIYETAQIRRVDMRLAAYMVGVRKMAEASRFRGWI from the coding sequence ATGGTAGCCAAAAAGTCTAATGAAAAAAAGATTGTTGAAGAGCAACACGATGTTTTAAAATCAACACAAACGATCATTCATAAGGCATTGAATAAGCTAGGATATTCTGATGAGGTGTATGAACTACTGAAGGAACCGATCCGTATGATGACAGTGAAGATACCTGTAAGGATGGACGATGGCAGTGTGAAAATATTCACTGGCTACCGGGCACAGCATAATGATGCAGTCGGCCCAACAAAGGGAGGGATCAGATTCCACCCTCAAGTTACAGAAACAGAGGTAAAGGCACTTTCTATCTGGATGAGCCTAAAATGCGGAATTGTTGATCTTCCATATGGCGGCGGTAAAGGTGGAATTGTCTGCGATCCTCGTGACATGTCCTTCAGAGAGCTGGAGAGATTGAGCAGAGGCTATGTAAGAGCAATCAGTCAGATTGTCGGCCCGACAAAGGATATTCCTGCACCTGATGTTTTCACGAACTCACAAATAATGGCATGGATGATGGACGAGTACAGCAGAATTGATGAGTTCAACTCACCTGGCTTTATTACAGGCAAGCCTCTCGTACTAGGAGGCTCACATGGAAGGGAAACGGCAACTGCTAAAGGTGTGACAATCTGCATCCGAGAAGCGGCCAAGAGAAAAGGCATCGAAATTAAAGGAGCAAGAGTTGTTGTGCAAGGCTTTGGAAATGCAGGCAGCTTTTTAGCGAAATTTATGCATGATGCTGGTGCTAAGGTAATCGGAATTTCCGATGCATATGGTGCTTTGCATGATCCAAATGGTTTAGATATTGACTATCTTCTCGACAGAAGAGACAGCTTCGGAACGGTAACGAATTTATTTAACAATACGATTACAAACCAAGAGCTCTTGGAATTGGATTGTGATATATTGGTTCCTGCAGCAATTGAAAACCAAATCACTGAAAAAAATGCTCATAATATTAAAGCAAGCATTGTGGTAGAAGCGGCAAATGGGCCTACAACACTTGAAGCTACAACAATCTTGACGGAAAAAGGCATTCTTTTAGTGCCGGATGTATTAGCATCTGCCGGCGGTGTAACAGTTTCTTATTTTGAGTGGGTTCAGAACAATCAAGGCTTCTACTGGACTGAGGAAGAAGTCGAAGAAAAATTGGAAAAAGTAATGAGCAAATCATTTGAGAACATTTATGAAACAGCACAAATCCGCAGGGTGGATATGAGATTGGCTGCTTATATGGTCGGTGTTCGAAAAATGGCGGAAGCGTCAAGATTCCGCGGCTGGATTTAA